The sequence below is a genomic window from Methylotuvimicrobium alcaliphilum 20Z.
TGCGCCAAATTCAATCAAGGAGTACCTAAGGTCATCGGTTTTGTTCAAAGCACGTCCGAGAGCTACCAAAGCATCGCGGTTCCGAACGACGACTCGTATTGAGGACAGCATTTGTTAAATCCATTCAAAGCCAAACACCTGGTCAGCGGCGAATCTGCCGAGGAGAAAGCTCACCGCTTTCTTATCGAGCAAGGCCTGCAACCGGTGGCCCGTAACTTTCGCTGCCGTTTGGGAGAACTGGATTTGATCATGAAAGACGGCGAAGCGCTGGTAATTATCGAAGTCCGCTACCGTAAATCCGACCGTTTCGGCAGTGCTTTGGAAAGCGTCACCCCGCGAAAACAATCGCGCATCATTGCCGCCACACGGTTCTATTTATCACGACACCCGTCGCCTTGTCCGATACGCTTCGACGTTGTTGCCGTTTCCGGCAACGCCAATATCGATTGGATAAAAAACGCCTTTTTAACTTGACCACTTCCATCATGTTACAAGAACGAATTACCCTGCATTTCAACGAAAGCCTACAAACTCTACAAGATACTTTGGCCGGTCTCGGCGAAACGATTGGATTCGCCTCACAAAAACTAGTGACGGCGATATTAAACGACAACAAAATCCTAGTCTGCGGTAACGGCGCTTGTGCCGCAAATGCCGGACAGTTTTCGGCGGCGATGCTAAACCGCCTGGAACGCGAGCGCCCGGCCTTACCGGCAATTGCGTTGACTGCCGACACCGCCGTTATTACCTCGATTGCTGCGGATTACCATTTCGACGACATCTTCGCCAAACAAGTCAAGGCCCTTGGCCAAAGCGAAGATATCTTGCTGGTCTTTTCCAGTAACGGCAACCCGGCCAATATTCTCAAAGCCGTTACCGCCGCACACGACAAAAATATATCGGTGATCGCATTGACCGGGCATGATGGCGGTATGCTGGCACCTATCTTAAATACCTCGGATATTGAGATCCGGGTCCCCTCCAGTAACGACAGCCGGATCCGAGAAACGCACTTATTGATTAGTCACTGCTTATGCGATCTGATCGATCACCAAATATTCGGAAGCCTTTAACCTAGGAAAAGCGATTAACCATGAATAATAAGTTAATTCAATAAGTTGCTGTAGATTTGCATAAAACTTTCGCACACCGAATAGGTTGGCGAGAATGGAGAATGTTTAGGTATTTTCTTGAAATCCTTCATGTGCGTCATGGTTAACTGCCGAATTTAGATGTAACGTTAAAGCCTCACTCTTTTCAAACTAAAGATTTGAAAACCACGGCCGCTACAATAAGTGGATAACACTTTAACAAATCTTAACTTCGAGGCTAATAATGGAGATCAAAACAGAACCGTTCGGCCAGACGGTAAGTTCCATGGCCAAAGACCCTTCCCATAAAAGCGAAGGGCCATTCGGGCAAAAAATATCCGAATTAGCTCAAGCTAAAAAATCCGAAACCTCGGCTGCTGAAGCCAAAACCGAATTAAACCGTTCGATCTTGCAAACTTCGCTCGATGTCAGTTTAAGCGCCGGTAACGAGCCGATGGCTCTATTATTCAAGACCGCGCTCGAAGGCATTAATGACGCGCTCAAAGCCGATTTCGGCGACAATGCCATTCAAAAAGCTTACGAAGATGGCGTGGATGTTTCTCCGGAAGCCACCGCCGGGCGCATCGTGCAAATGAGCACCGCTTTTTTCGAGCGTTATCACGCTAATCACAGCGACCTCAGTATCGAAGAAGCATTGGAATCGTTCGTCGAACTGATCGGCAAAGGCATCGACAAAGGCTTCGGTGAAGCTCGCAATATTTTGCAAGGACTCAACGTACTGGGAGGAAGCATTGCTGATAATATTGATAAAACTTATGACTTGGTCCAGGAAGGACTGAAAGCATTCGTTGAAAATTATCAGTCTGCCAGAGAGTAACGCTACTTTAGCCTGCTTAGGATTTCGCGATAAATATACCTTTCGCACTTCAAATTTCGCCAGTGCCTGAGGAGGCGCCAGGGTGTGCGGCAAAGGCTTTGCCAGCATGGAGCTGGCAAAGGGCCTACATGGACGTATTCACCCAGCACCTAAATTCCATAGCCCATTGGCTATGGTTAACTATCTTGGATAATTTAGGCGCAGGGTTAACGACGTCCTTTGACGGGCACTCCGGCGCCGAATTTTCATCCAAGATGGATATATAACCAAATCCTTACCACACACAAAGTCTAGTTTGATACATTTGACTCATCTACCTGCTCTATGCCCGCTCGGTCCGCAATCGACTTCGGAAATTCCTTTTTCACTTTTACACCGAGATCGACGAAGCTACCGGCCTGCCGAATCAGGTTGCCGTTTCCGGTCGTCAATTTATTCATGATGCCGTCGTATGTTTGCCCGACTGTCGCAAGTTGCCTGCCAAGCTTTTCGAAGTCTTCGACAAACCCCCTGATTTTATCGTACAGTGCTCCGGCTTTGTCGGCGATCGCGCGCGCGTTTTCGTTCTGTCGTTCATAGCGCCAAATATTGTCGACGGTGCGAAGCGTAGCCAGTAACGTGGTCGGCGTGACTACGACGATTTTGTGTTCGAAGGCATCATT
It includes:
- a CDS encoding YraN family protein; the encoded protein is MLNPFKAKHLVSGESAEEKAHRFLIEQGLQPVARNFRCRLGELDLIMKDGEALVIIEVRYRKSDRFGSALESVTPRKQSRIIAATRFYLSRHPSPCPIRFDVVAVSGNANIDWIKNAFLT
- a CDS encoding SIS domain-containing protein; the encoded protein is MLQERITLHFNESLQTLQDTLAGLGETIGFASQKLVTAILNDNKILVCGNGACAANAGQFSAAMLNRLERERPALPAIALTADTAVITSIAADYHFDDIFAKQVKALGQSEDILLVFSSNGNPANILKAVTAAHDKNISVIALTGHDGGMLAPILNTSDIEIRVPSSNDSRIRETHLLISHCLCDLIDHQIFGSL
- a CDS encoding DUF5610 domain-containing protein; translation: MEIKTEPFGQTVSSMAKDPSHKSEGPFGQKISELAQAKKSETSAAEAKTELNRSILQTSLDVSLSAGNEPMALLFKTALEGINDALKADFGDNAIQKAYEDGVDVSPEATAGRIVQMSTAFFERYHANHSDLSIEEALESFVELIGKGIDKGFGEARNILQGLNVLGGSIADNIDKTYDLVQEGLKAFVENYQSARE